The Streptomyces sp. NBC_01689 genome includes a window with the following:
- a CDS encoding helix-turn-helix domain-containing protein, whose translation MPIAVDIDVMLARRKMSVGELADRVGITPANLAVLKNGRAKAVRFATLAALCEVLACQPGDLLRWETEDPAAG comes from the coding sequence ATGCCGATCGCCGTCGACATCGACGTCATGCTGGCCAGGCGGAAGATGTCCGTGGGGGAACTCGCGGACCGCGTGGGGATCACGCCGGCCAACCTCGCCGTACTCAAGAACGGCCGCGCCAAGGCGGTGCGCTTCGCCACGCTCGCCGCTCTGTGCGAGGTGCTCGCATGCCAGCCGGGCGACCTGCTGCGCTGGGAGACCGAGGACCCCGCCGCCGGATGA
- a CDS encoding MFS transporter — protein MKTLWQQTLSFGPAARLLMFNQFAINLAFYMLMPYLAAHLADGLGLAAWAVGLVLGVRNFSQQGMFLIGGTIADRFGHKVPIMAGCLLRTVGFGLLGWVDSLPALIAASAATGFAGALFNPAVRSYLAQEAGDRRVDAFATFNVYYQAGMLLGPLVGLALLAADFRLVCTVAAAVFAVLTALQAHALPARGRTTTAAREPVLTQWRTVVTNRPFLLFSIAMIGAYVLTFQVYLALPLAAADALGGRGAWITSGLFVVSAAVAVVGQLRLTAWAERRWSPAQALVRGLAVMGLAFLPLALTPPDAAVAVLACLVAAVALLAAGSAVVYPLEMDTVVALSGNRLVATHYGLYNTVSGLGITLGNLATGALWDYAEDHAALRLVWFVLAATGLTCAASVAALARTGRLAVRTEPQLAAA, from the coding sequence ATGAAGACCCTCTGGCAGCAGACGCTCTCCTTCGGCCCCGCCGCACGACTGCTGATGTTCAATCAGTTCGCCATCAACCTCGCCTTCTACATGCTCATGCCCTACCTGGCGGCCCACCTCGCCGACGGCCTGGGCCTCGCCGCCTGGGCGGTCGGTCTCGTCCTGGGCGTGCGCAACTTCTCCCAGCAGGGGATGTTCCTCATCGGCGGGACCATCGCCGACCGCTTCGGCCACAAGGTCCCGATCATGGCGGGCTGTCTGCTGCGCACCGTGGGCTTCGGCCTGCTCGGCTGGGTCGACAGCCTTCCCGCCCTGATCGCGGCGTCGGCGGCCACCGGCTTCGCGGGCGCCCTCTTCAACCCGGCGGTCCGGTCCTACCTCGCCCAGGAGGCCGGTGACCGCCGCGTGGACGCGTTCGCCACGTTCAACGTCTACTACCAGGCGGGCATGCTGCTCGGCCCGCTCGTCGGACTCGCCCTGCTGGCCGCCGACTTCCGTCTCGTCTGCACGGTCGCGGCCGCCGTATTCGCCGTGCTCACCGCCCTGCAGGCCCACGCGCTGCCCGCCCGCGGCCGGACCACCACCGCCGCACGGGAACCGGTCCTCACCCAGTGGCGCACGGTCGTGACCAACCGGCCCTTCCTGCTCTTCTCCATCGCGATGATCGGCGCCTACGTCCTGACCTTCCAGGTCTATCTGGCCCTGCCGCTCGCCGCGGCCGACGCTCTCGGCGGCCGGGGCGCATGGATCACGAGCGGCCTCTTCGTCGTGTCCGCGGCCGTAGCCGTCGTCGGTCAGCTCAGACTCACCGCCTGGGCCGAGCGACGCTGGAGCCCCGCCCAGGCACTGGTGCGCGGACTGGCCGTCATGGGCCTCGCCTTTCTCCCCCTCGCCCTCACGCCCCCGGACGCCGCCGTCGCCGTACTCGCCTGCCTGGTGGCGGCGGTCGCGCTGCTCGCGGCCGGCAGCGCGGTGGTCTACCCCCTGGAGATGGACACGGTCGTCGCGCTCTCCGGGAACCGGCTGGTCGCCACCCACTACGGCCTGTACAACACCGTCTCCGGTCTCGGGATCACCCTGGGCAATCTCGCCACCGGAGCCCTGTGGGACTACGCCGAGGACCACGCGGCCCTCCGGCTGGTCTGGTTCGTCCTGGCGGCCACCGGGCTGACGTGCGCGGCCTCGGTCGCGGCGCTCGCGCGCACCGGGCGCCTCGCCGTCCGCACGGAGCCACAGCTCGCCGCCGCCTGA
- the paaI gene encoding hydroxyphenylacetyl-CoA thioesterase PaaI — protein MFEADSASRGLGIELLETGGGAAAVRMTVTAGMVNGHGIAHGGFVFTLADTAFACACNSYGPVTVASGADSSFTAPAREGDVLTATARECARYGRSGIYDVTVTRGDTVIAEFRGRSRVIGDPPE, from the coding sequence ATGTTCGAAGCCGACTCCGCCTCGCGCGGGCTCGGCATCGAGTTGCTGGAGACGGGAGGCGGGGCGGCGGCGGTGCGGATGACGGTGACCGCGGGGATGGTCAACGGGCACGGCATCGCCCACGGCGGTTTCGTCTTCACCCTCGCCGACACGGCGTTCGCGTGCGCCTGCAACAGCTACGGGCCGGTGACCGTCGCCTCGGGCGCCGACAGCTCCTTCACGGCCCCCGCCAGAGAGGGCGACGTTCTGACCGCGACCGCCCGCGAATGCGCCCGGTACGGCCGGAGCGGGATCTACGACGTGACCGTCACGCGCGGCGACACCGTCATCGCCGAGTTCCGCGGGCGCAGCCGGGTCATCGGGGACCCACCCGAGTAG
- a CDS encoding pyridoxamine 5'-phosphate oxidase family protein: MALSREEREAFLAQPRVAALGVDAGPGRGPLLVPIWYGYRPGGMPWILTGAHSRKLRLIRASGRFSLLVERSEPTPRYVSVEGPVTDVTEPGPTAHRDLAARYLSGEVLDRYTAWAEAELADHVVVRMRPEHWTGTDLGTIT, from the coding sequence ATGGCACTCTCACGTGAAGAACGCGAAGCCTTCCTGGCGCAGCCGCGCGTCGCCGCGCTGGGTGTCGACGCCGGGCCCGGCCGCGGACCGCTGCTGGTACCGATCTGGTACGGCTACCGCCCCGGTGGCATGCCGTGGATCCTCACCGGCGCGCACTCGCGCAAACTGCGTCTGATCAGGGCGAGCGGCCGGTTCAGCCTCCTGGTGGAGCGGAGTGAACCCACGCCTCGGTACGTGTCCGTCGAAGGTCCCGTCACGGACGTCACCGAGCCCGGCCCCACCGCTCACCGCGACCTGGCCGCGCGATACCTGAGCGGCGAAGTCCTCGACCGCTACACGGCATGGGCCGAGGCCGAACTCGCCGACCATGTGGTGGTCCGGATGCGGCCGGAGCACTGGACGGGCACCGATCTGGGCACGATCACCTGA
- a CDS encoding DUF2975 domain-containing protein, which yields MGKLTVRALRAVLVVVLTGTVFVQAGMVWALASGKDSEDGSLPLTSLRVITILGMVSAQVALVCVWRLVTMVRSGTVFSLRAFRYVDAVIGAIVAAALLWFAVTAVNAPGQRDDPGVTLIMGGIGLAILGVALIVLVLRMLLTQAVARDVEATRMQAELDEVI from the coding sequence GTGGGAAAGCTGACCGTGCGTGCGTTGCGCGCCGTGCTCGTGGTGGTGCTCACCGGCACCGTGTTCGTACAGGCGGGGATGGTGTGGGCGTTGGCCAGCGGGAAGGACTCGGAAGACGGGTCACTCCCGCTGACCTCGCTGCGCGTGATCACGATCCTGGGCATGGTGTCGGCTCAGGTCGCTCTGGTCTGCGTATGGCGACTGGTGACGATGGTGCGGAGCGGAACCGTGTTCTCCCTCCGCGCCTTCCGGTACGTGGACGCCGTGATCGGAGCGATCGTGGCGGCCGCCCTCTTGTGGTTCGCCGTCACGGCCGTCAACGCCCCGGGCCAACGGGACGACCCGGGAGTCACCCTCATCATGGGCGGCATCGGCCTGGCCATCCTGGGGGTCGCGCTCATCGTGCTCGTCCTGCGGATGCTGCTCACCCAGGCCGTGGCGCGCGACGTCGAGGCCACGCGGATGCAGGCCGAGCTCGACGAGGTGATCTGA
- a CDS encoding GMC oxidoreductase — protein sequence MKSTSAHGAPRPTIDGNLCHGYRGRLGVGPDLEVHAVQRLRVVDASVMPTLVSGNTDVPTVMIAEMAAERIGGR from the coding sequence TTGAAGAGCACGTCCGCACACGGAGCGCCACGGCCTACCATCGATGGGAACCTGTGCCATGGGTACCGGGGACGACTCGGCGTCGGTCCGGACCTGGAGGTCCACGCAGTGCAGCGACTGCGCGTCGTCGACGCCTCGGTCATGCCGACCCTCGTCAGCGGAAACACCGACGTACCCACGGTCATGATCGCCGAGATGGCGGCCGAACGCATCGGGGGACGGTGA
- a CDS encoding kinase: MVGTEETRLVVLRGNSASGKSSVAAGLRERFGRGLAVVGQDNLRRIVLRERDRPGAANIGLIGLTARYALDAGFHVVVEGILYADHYGAMLTALRADHRGPTHGYYLDVPFEESLARHTTKPIADDVSEAQLREWFRPRDLLPGGTETVIGADSTLHETVDRILHDTGLAHLPEVDR; the protein is encoded by the coding sequence ATGGTGGGAACCGAAGAGACCCGGCTGGTCGTGCTGCGTGGCAACAGCGCCTCGGGGAAGTCGTCCGTCGCGGCCGGGTTGCGCGAGCGGTTCGGGCGCGGCCTGGCCGTGGTCGGCCAGGACAACCTCCGCCGCATCGTGCTGCGCGAACGGGACCGGCCCGGCGCGGCGAACATCGGACTGATCGGGCTGACCGCCCGTTACGCCCTGGACGCGGGTTTCCATGTCGTCGTCGAAGGAATCCTCTACGCCGACCACTACGGCGCCATGCTCACGGCGCTGCGCGCCGACCACCGCGGCCCCACCCACGGCTACTACCTGGACGTCCCGTTCGAGGAATCACTTGCGCGGCACACCACCAAGCCGATCGCGGACGACGTCAGCGAGGCGCAGCTGCGCGAGTGGTTCCGGCCGCGTGACCTGCTGCCCGGCGGCACCGAGACCGTGATCGGTGCCGACAGCACCCTGCACGAGACCGTCGACCGCATCCTGCACGACACCGGCCTGGCCCACCTGCCCGAGGTGGACCGCTGA
- a CDS encoding dihydrolipoyl dehydrogenase family protein: MTATPADERSTYDVIVLGAGPVGQNVADRAHAAGLSVAVVERELVGGECSYWACVPSKALLRPVLAVADARRVDGAKQAVTGPIDTGGVFARRDRYVADWDDSGQARRVRSTGVDLFRGHGRLDGPRRVSVTRQDGTREILGARHAVAIATGSLQALPDIPGIAEARPWTNRHGTDSSTVPARLAIVGGGGVAVEMSTLWQGLGSQVTLLARRRLLPRMEPFVGDLVTRGLTETGVDVRDGVQVTGLRRPDTGGTVTLTLDDGSEIEADEILCATGRTPATGDIGLDTVGLTPGAWLDVDTTCLVEGVDGDWLYALGDVNHRALLTHQGKYQGRTAGDAIGARAAGEPLDDSAWGDHATTADQHAVPQVFFTDPEAGSVGLTAEQATDAGHRCTTIDLDMTAAQGANLYADGYQGHARIVVDLDREVLLGATFVGQGVSELLHSATVAVVGEVPLKRLRHAVACFPTISEIWLFLLAAYQQRKDN; this comes from the coding sequence ATGACCGCGACACCCGCTGATGAGCGAAGCACCTACGACGTGATCGTGCTCGGGGCGGGGCCGGTCGGACAGAACGTCGCCGACCGCGCCCACGCCGCGGGCCTGTCCGTGGCGGTCGTGGAGCGTGAACTCGTCGGCGGGGAATGCTCCTACTGGGCCTGTGTCCCCAGCAAGGCCCTGCTCCGGCCCGTCCTCGCCGTGGCGGACGCCCGGCGCGTCGACGGCGCCAAGCAGGCCGTCACCGGTCCGATCGACACGGGCGGCGTCTTCGCCCGCCGCGACCGGTACGTGGCCGACTGGGACGACTCGGGCCAGGCCCGGAGGGTCAGATCCACCGGCGTCGACCTGTTCCGCGGCCACGGCCGTCTCGACGGCCCCCGTCGCGTCTCGGTCACCAGGCAGGACGGCACACGCGAGATCCTCGGCGCCCGGCACGCCGTGGCCATCGCCACCGGAAGCCTTCAGGCACTGCCTGACATCCCGGGTATCGCGGAGGCCCGGCCCTGGACCAACCGGCACGGCACCGACTCCAGTACCGTGCCGGCCCGGCTCGCCATCGTCGGCGGAGGCGGCGTCGCGGTCGAGATGTCCACCCTCTGGCAGGGGCTCGGCTCGCAGGTCACCCTCCTCGCGCGACGCCGCCTGCTCCCCCGTATGGAACCCTTCGTCGGAGACCTCGTCACCCGGGGACTCACCGAGACGGGCGTGGACGTCCGCGACGGCGTCCAGGTCACGGGCCTGCGCCGTCCCGACACCGGTGGAACCGTCACCCTCACACTCGATGACGGCAGCGAGATCGAAGCCGACGAGATCCTGTGCGCGACCGGACGGACTCCGGCCACCGGCGACATCGGCCTGGACACCGTCGGCCTCACCCCTGGCGCGTGGCTGGACGTCGATACGACGTGCCTGGTCGAAGGAGTCGACGGCGACTGGCTGTACGCGCTGGGCGACGTCAACCACCGTGCCCTGCTCACACATCAGGGCAAATACCAGGGCCGCACCGCCGGCGACGCGATCGGTGCCCGGGCCGCCGGAGAGCCGTTGGACGACAGCGCCTGGGGCGACCACGCCACCACCGCGGACCAACACGCCGTCCCCCAGGTCTTCTTCACCGACCCGGAGGCGGGCTCGGTCGGACTCACCGCCGAGCAGGCGACCGACGCCGGCCACCGCTGCACCACGATCGATCTCGACATGACCGCCGCCCAGGGAGCGAACCTGTACGCGGACGGCTACCAGGGCCACGCCCGGATCGTCGTCGATCTCGACAGGGAAGTGCTGCTCGGGGCGACCTTCGTCGGCCAGGGAGTGAGCGAACTGCTGCACTCGGCGACCGTCGCGGTCGTCGGTGAGGTCCCCCTCAAACGGCTGCGGCACGCCGTCGCCTGCTTTCCGACCATCAGCGAGATCTGGCTCTTCCTGCTCGCCGCCTACCAGCAGCGGAAGGACAACTGA
- a CDS encoding PLP-dependent cysteine synthase family protein, which translates to MNPTTPPLNPPARLRADAKPPLHTPAGLVGDTPVLWIGAPFTSGERGFWVKLEGRNPGGIKDRAALHMVRAARERGLLVPGAGIIESTSGTLGLGLALAGATYGHPVTVVTDPGMEPLMTGLLAAYGAAVDLVTTPHPVGGWQEARRHRVEELLAERPAAWCPDQYNNPDNVAAYAPLARELVAQLGRVDTLVVSVGTGGHSAGIASVLRGFHPGLRVVGVDTTGSTIFGQPPATRLMRGLGSSIHPRNVAYELFDEVHWVAAPEAVWACRRLARDHYATGGWSAGAVALVARWLARTRPAGNRIVAVFPDGPQRYVGTVFDDAYCRSHDLLGHPPADDPDEIGRPGDRVVTRWTRCTHVTDPLAAASGRADTTEALAGAAR; encoded by the coding sequence ATGAATCCGACGACACCGCCCCTCAACCCACCCGCCCGGCTCCGGGCCGACGCCAAGCCCCCGCTGCACACGCCGGCCGGACTGGTCGGTGACACCCCGGTCCTGTGGATCGGCGCCCCCTTCACCAGCGGCGAACGCGGCTTCTGGGTCAAGCTGGAGGGCCGGAACCCCGGCGGCATCAAGGACCGCGCGGCCCTGCACATGGTCCGTGCGGCACGCGAACGCGGCCTGCTGGTCCCGGGCGCCGGGATCATCGAGTCCACCTCCGGCACCCTCGGGCTGGGTCTCGCGCTGGCGGGTGCGACCTACGGCCACCCGGTCACCGTCGTCACCGACCCCGGTATGGAACCGCTCATGACGGGGCTGCTCGCGGCGTACGGTGCCGCGGTGGACCTCGTCACCACGCCCCACCCCGTCGGAGGCTGGCAGGAGGCACGCCGTCACCGGGTCGAGGAACTCCTGGCCGAGCGCCCCGCCGCGTGGTGCCCCGACCAGTACAACAACCCGGACAACGTGGCCGCCTACGCGCCCTTGGCCCGTGAACTCGTCGCACAGCTCGGCCGCGTCGACACCCTGGTCGTCTCCGTCGGCACCGGCGGCCACTCCGCGGGCATCGCGTCCGTCCTGCGCGGCTTCCACCCCGGGTTGCGGGTGGTCGGGGTCGACACCACGGGATCGACGATCTTCGGCCAGCCCCCGGCGACCCGGCTGATGCGCGGCCTCGGCAGCAGCATCCATCCCCGCAACGTGGCTTACGAGCTGTTCGACGAGGTCCACTGGGTCGCGGCCCCCGAGGCCGTGTGGGCCTGCCGGCGCCTGGCCCGCGACCACTACGCCACCGGCGGCTGGAGCGCGGGCGCCGTCGCGCTCGTCGCCCGCTGGCTGGCCCGCACCCGGCCCGCCGGCAACCGGATCGTCGCGGTCTTCCCCGACGGCCCCCAGCGGTACGTGGGGACCGTCTTCGACGACGCCTACTGCCGGTCCCACGATCTGCTCGGGCACCCGCCGGCCGACGATCCCGACGAGATCGGCCGTCCCGGCGACCGGGTCGTGACCCGCTGGACACGCTGCACCCACGTCACCGACCCGCTGGCCGCCGCGTCCGGTCGGGCGGACACCACCGAAGCCCTCGCGGGAGCCGCACGATGA